One window of Myripristis murdjan chromosome 8, fMyrMur1.1, whole genome shotgun sequence genomic DNA carries:
- the pvalb6 gene encoding parvalbumin 6, whose protein sequence is MAMSSILNADDIKKALDAFAVADSFDHNKFFEMVGLKAKSAEDVRKAFLVLDADNSGFIEEEELKFVLKGFAKDGRDLTDKETKAFLAAADKDGDGKIGVDEFTALVKE, encoded by the exons ATGGCAATGAGCAGCATCCTCAACGCTGATGACATCAAGAAAGCACTAGACGCATTTGCAG ttgcTGATTCATTTGACCATAACAAATTCTTTGAGATGGTGGGTCTGAAGGCCAAGTCTGCTGAAGACGTGAGGAAGGCCTTCCTGGTGCTGGACGCCGACAACAGCGGCTtcatagaggaggaggagctcaa ATTCGTCCTGAAGGGATTTGCCAAAGATGGCAGGGACCTGACAGACAAAGAAACCAAAGCATTTTTAGCAGCAGCTGACAAGGATGGAGATGGCAAGATCGGAGTTGATG AGTTCACTGCCCTGGTGAAAGAGTAA